One Scylla paramamosain isolate STU-SP2022 chromosome 6, ASM3559412v1, whole genome shotgun sequence DNA segment encodes these proteins:
- the LOC135101130 gene encoding red pigment-concentrating prohormone, with the protein MVRRAGVTLLVVALVVVALVSSVSAQLNFSPGWGKRAAATSSSNGGVGEGVSGLHPSVGGAPGGVVPPGSSSGDSCGPIPVSAVMHIYRLIRSEAVRLVQCQDEEYLG; encoded by the exons GTTCGCAGAGCCGGAGTGACGCTtttggtggtggcgctggtggtggtggcactcgTGTCCTCCGTGTCGGCTCAGCTCAACTTCTCCCCCGGCTGGGGCAAGAGGGCGGCTgcaaccagcagcagcaatggtGGCGTGGGAGAGGGAGTGTCCGGTCTCCACCCCTCCGTTGGGGGCGCCCCGGGAGGAGTGGTACCCCCTGGATCCTCCTCCGGGGATTCCTGCGGCCCCATCCCTGTCTCAGCTGTCATGCACATCTACCGACTTATCAGG agTGAGGCCGTGAGGTTGGTGCAGTGTCAGGATGAGGAGTACCTGGGCTGA
- the LOC135101562 gene encoding uncharacterized protein LOC135101562: MCEGYVLSSWEVVDVNRVNGSVKLRPVWTKCPEDYGPIVAGVFLSLVFVVAFLLNMMVVVTVATSYTLKRYLYCHLLLNLCVTCLVDCFLNLSVAIVYVTTAPWRFGYAVSYVNGFTMNLMNSEMAFVVVLVAGDRMAAARRNTAFLSMKKYKMWLAVSLTWVVSVLLASPLLLGHVLSMPYRNRYSCSVADPQDQYYLIAHLVLVVAAPTVALVVMAILVGRTFHCERRKQRRVKNSQTLSYFDQILMTPYFRNEFYPTLAAGGVVCGYLLFWLPFTTLTTISPMVTDHWKNDTSQEDTDDPSTLFVPSLRVMTQAKAMLDQGQLHSLNNTESQIGSNMATNLTVEDNLISEVVRSPVFDTVAVWLRFLFSVFAPAVVFLTLKEVRFKCENLIFCCRPSSVDAASPKTSRPLYANTKRSQGGKDTAKSNKNKNNNKDTINFKTPILFSTSDGLHIRTVEETFQEVVNKPLGAFPWSANTEQEPKFVYSLCDLVVGYEDLTDFDGQFHIDDNYDYDRDPEAAGLGEENSVVVGAHRAAMGQKPLPQPPAEEEIPEEQGSVKVDYRPPTPPRVQVVGNDPAVIVGEALEDNGRNMKGRKVVRFAQVISQEIPRPSSSQSNVLNSSANSSRSSDSGIIADSETEASSAPQRFKPRKIPPETRIISMTKFSRKPPAAPRKVRRPGPAGGAAGRGGRRPMVSTRVKGIKSRHLQAQARSPSVPRRFSKPSDVPRR, translated from the exons ATGTGTGAAGGATACGTGCTGAGCTCATGGGAGGTGGTGGACGTGAACCGTGTAAATGGTTCGGTGAAGCTACGACCAGTATGGACCAAATGCCCGGAGGACTATGGACCCATCGTGGCCGGTGTGTTCCTGTCCCTGGTGTTTGTGGTCGCTTTCCTGCTCaacatgatggtggtggtgacggtggccACCAGCTACACCCTCAAGCGATACCTCTACTGCCACCTCCTGCTCAACCTGTGCGTCACCTGCCTCGTGGACTGCTTCCTTAACTTGAGTGTCGCCATCGTGTATGTCACCACCGCGCCCTGGAGGTTTGGCTACGCCGTGAGTTACGTCAATGGCTTTACCATGAATCTTATGAACAGCGAGATGGCCTttgtggtagtgctggtggcgGGGGACAGAATGGCCGCCGCCAGGAGGAATACGGCTTTCCTTAGCATGAAAAAGTACAAAATGTGGCTGGCGGTGAGTCTAACATGGGTTGTGTCAGTGCTCTTGGCGTCTCCGCTGCTGTTGGGACACGTACTCAGTATGCCTTACAGAAACAGATACTCGTGTTCGGTGGCTGACCCTCAGGACCAGTACTACCTGATCGCCCacttggtgctggtggtggcggcgcccaCGGTGGCACTCGTGGTGATGGCCATCTTAGTCGGGCGCACGTTTCACTGTGAACGAAGAAAACAGAGGAGAGTGAAGAACAGCCAGACGTTGAGCTATTTTGACCAGATCCTCATGACGCCTTATTTTAGGAATGAGTTTTATCCCACGCTGGCAGCGGGAGGTGTAGTGTGTggatatttacttttttggctgcccttcaccacgctcaccaCCATCTCTCCTATGGTAACTGACCACTGGAAGAATGACACTTCTCAGGAGGACACAGATGATCCGTCCACTCTCTTTGTCCCGTCTCTCCGTGTAATGACTCAGGCGAAAGCCATGCTGGACCAGGGCCAGCTGCATTCACTCAACAATACTGAAAGTCAGATCGGCTCAAACATGGCGACCAATCTCACCGTGGAGGACAACCTCATCTCGGAGGTGGTGAGGAGTCCTGTCTTCGACACTGTCGCCGTGTGGCTTCGCTTCCTGTTCAGCGTGTTTGCCCCGGCGGTGGTGTTCCTCACACTGAAGGAGGTGCGGTTCAAATGCGAGAATCTCATCTTCTGCTGCAGACCAAGCTCAGTGGATGCTGCCTCCCCTAAAACCTCGAGGCCTCTTTATGCCAACACTAAGCGCTCCCAAGGAGGCAAAGATACCGCAAAgtcaaataagaacaaaaacaacaacaaagacaccaTCAACTTTAAAACACCCATTCTTTTCTCCACCTCAGATGGTTTGCACATCCGCACAGTGGAGGAGACTTTCCAGGAGGTAGTGAACAAGCCACTCGGGGCTTTCCCTTGGTCTGCCAACACGGAGCAGGAACCAAAGTTTGTGTACAGTCTTTGTGATCTTGTTGTGGGATATGAAGACCTGACAGACTTTGACGGCCAATTCCATATTGATGACAATTACGACTATGACAGAGATCCCGAGGCGGCAGGCTTAGGGGAGGAGAACTCCGTGGTTGTTGGAGCACATCGCGCCGCTATGGGCCAGAAGCCACTGCCACAACCTCCGGCAGAAGAAGAGATTCCTGAAGAACAAGGATCTGTAAAAGTTGATTATCGGCCGCCGACACCTCCACGAGTACAAGTTGTAGGTAATGATCCCGCCGTCATTGTTGGCGAGGCTTTAGAAGACAACGGAAGGAatatgaaagggaggaaggttgTCAGATTTGCCCAAGTGATTAGCCAGGAGATTCctcgcccttcctcctctcaaaGCAACGTCCTCAATTCATCGGCTAACAGCTCACGCTCCAGCGACTCGGGCATAATTGCAGATTCAGAGACAGAAGCTTCCTCTGCTCCTCAGCGCTTCAAGCCTCGGAAAATACCACCAGAGACTAGGATTATTTCAATGACAAAATTTTCTCGGAAGCCTCCGGCAGCCCCAAGAAAAGTGCGGAGGCCTGGCCCAGCTGGAGGAGCGGCAGGGCGAGGTGGCCGGCGCCCCATGGTCAGCACCAGAGTGAAAGGCATCAAGAGCCGCCACTTACAAGCGCAGGCCCGATCGCCCTCTGTTCCCCGCAGGTTCTCCAAGCCTAGCGATGTGCCAAG GAGGTGA